The nucleotide sequence ATCGAATTCGCCGGTGCCGGCGACCATCTCCGGATAGGCCATCATCGCGTCGCGAACGCGCACGAGTGCGTCGCGCCACTTCGTCGCGAATCGCTCCGGAGCGGCGAATTTCGCGAAGTACCGCGCCGCCACCGAAATCGGCGTCGCGATGACCGGAATGCCGCACCCGTCCACGCCGACGGCGAACGATGCCCGCGACACGCCGAGCATCTCGGCACAACCGTCGAGAATTGCGGACTCTGCCGGGTGCGTGACCTCGAGATAACCTGCCGCGCCCGCACCCAGATGCACCGCGAGTGCGAGAATTCCGGCGTGTTTGCCGGAACAGTTGTTGTGGATGCGGCCGGGCTCTATGCCGGCCGCTGCTAGATCCAGCGCGGCTTGCACGTTGTACGGCGCGTGGGCTCCGCACCTCAAATCATCTTCGGTCAAGCCGGCTTTCGCGAGCATGCTTCGCGCGGCCGCGACGTGAAATGGCTCACCGCTATGCGATCCGGCGGCGAGCGCTATCTCCGCCTCGGTGAACCCGAAGCGATCTGCGGCGCCACTTCCGACGACGACTGCGCAGATCAGGGGCTTGGCCGATGATCGCAAGAACGTCAACTGCTCGATGTCGCCGCCGGACGCCACGATCTCGCCGTCCGGGTCGGCCGCCGCGAATCGCACGGCGTGCGCGCTCTCTTCGATGCCGCCGCGCGTGACCACTACCTTGCCCGGTTGTTGCATATGACGCAGTTCGGACACACGTGCGGGGCCGACCTCCCGGCTTCCCGAAAGCCTTTAGATGCATTCCGGTTACGGAACGCGGCTACTCTCCATCGGCGAGATCATCGATCGCGCTGTCCATCTCACCATTGCAAATCTGCTGCCGCTCGCCGCGATCATCGGGCTTGTGGATGTGCCTGTTCGTGCTATCGCCGACTGGCTCGATCGAGACGATCTAAGTCATTACTTCGGCGCTGTAGGAAAAATAGTTGCGGACCCAAGGATGTTCACAAGTTATTTCACCCTCATCCAAAGTCCGCACTCACAAAGTCCTTGGAACACGCTGCTTTGGGTGCTAGCGACGTTCCTCCCACTGTCGTTGGCTGTAGCGGCGGCTTCAATCGCATCGGAAAAAATCTTACTGGGCGAGAGACTGAAGGTCGGGGCAGCCTATAGTTCTGCGATTCGGCGGCTGGGGCCGGTCATCGGGGCAAGCATCCTGACGTTCGCCATGTTCACAGTCGCCTTTGTCGTAGTTGGGGTCGCCGCTTCGGTCCCGTGGATCGTCTGGGTGACGATCCTCGCATCTGGGGGACAAACGATTACCAGTTCGCAAACGGTCGTACTCTTCGCTCTGTTGATTCCGTCACTCGCCGCCGTCGCAGTATGGATGATCCCACTGACGAATTGCACGTTTACGGGAGCGGCACTCAACGCGGTTCGACCTTTCAGAGCCTTACGCGAGGCCTGGACCATGACGATGTCACGCGGACTTCGCGGGAGAAGTTTCGCTCTCGGAGGCGCCTTGATCGCTATTACGGTGGTTGAAGTGTTCATCAGCACGGCATTATGCGGAGTGTTGTCAGTCGTCACACACTCATCGTGGCTTTCGTTTGTCGCGCGCGATCTGATCTCGCTCCTCGCGTTAATATTCTTTACCGCCCTCGCGGTCGTCTTCTATCTCGACGCGCGCAACCGGACCGGCATAATCCAGGACCCGCTCGCGGAGCGAGAGAACAGCCAAGCACAATGATCAGCGAGCAGCCGGCGGTCAACCTTCGCACTATGAGCGTCGGCGAAATGCTCGATCGCGCGTTCACCGTCTATTTCAAGAATTGGCTCGTGCTCACCGCTGCGCTCATCGTCGTCCTCGTCCCAATGCTGGTGCTGAACTATCTCGGACAGCGCGATCTGCTTGGGTTCGATCTTTCGATGTTCACGGACGCGATGAAGAATCCAAACAAGCCGCCGCCGCCGCCGGACATCAACCAACTGATGAGCTTGTACACGACAAGCCTGCCGTACATCGGCCTGTCGCTGCTGCTCGCGATCTTCGCGTTGCCGTTCGCGAATTCGGCGATCATCGCCGGCATTTCACGATCGTATCTCGGACAACGAGTCCGGTTCGTCGACTGCTATCGCGATGCGCTCGCGCGTTGGGCGCACATATTGATCCTTGCGGTGTTGTGGATCGTGGCCTTCATCGTGGCTTACCTCGCATTTGTGTTCGTCGTCTTGATTTTCGCGGTCGCAATCGGAACCGTCGGACCGCATGCGCCGGCCGTGGTCGGAATCATCGCAGCCATTCTCGCGATCCCACTCGGCATTTGGTTCATCATCTCGGTTCTCCAGCTCTACCTCGTTTGGGCGCTCT is from Candidatus Eremiobacteraceae bacterium and encodes:
- a CDS encoding asparaginase, with product MQQPGKVVVTRGGIEESAHAVRFAAADPDGEIVASGGDIEQLTFLRSSAKPLICAVVVGSGAADRFGFTEAEIALAAGSHSGEPFHVAAARSMLAKAGLTEDDLRCGAHAPYNVQAALDLAAAGIEPGRIHNNCSGKHAGILALAVHLGAGAAGYLEVTHPAESAILDGCAEMLGVSRASFAVGVDGCGIPVIATPISVAARYFAKFAAPERFATKWRDALVRVRDAMMAYPEMVAGTGEFDTDLMRSAPGEIMGKGGAEGYHASAALRRGLGLCVKIVDGNARAVPPFVVEQFAELDMLTAAQAGALSAYRRKQVKNRAGTVAGEIFAEPRSARSEPNR